A DNA window from Streptococcus parapneumoniae contains the following coding sequences:
- a CDS encoding ABC transporter ATP-binding protein: MIELKNISKKFGSRQLFSDTNLHFEGGKIYALIGTSGCGKTTLLNMIGRLEPYDKGQIIYDGTSLKDIKPSVFFRDYLGYLFQDFGLIESQTVKENLNLGLVGKKLKEKEKISLMKQALNRVNLSYLDLKQPIFELSGGEAQRVALAKIILKDPPLILADEPTASLDPKNSEELLSILESLKNPNRTIIIATHNPLIWEQVDQVIRVTDLSHR, translated from the coding sequence ATGATTGAACTAAAGAATATATCTAAAAAATTTGGAAGCCGTCAGCTATTTTCAGATACCAATCTTCATTTTGAAGGTGGGAAAATTTATGCCTTAATCGGTACAAGTGGCTGCGGTAAGACAACACTCTTGAATATGATTGGACGATTAGAGCCATATGACAAAGGACAAATCATCTATGATGGTACTTCTCTTAAGGACATCAAGCCTTCTGTTTTCTTTAGAGATTACTTAGGATACCTATTTCAAGATTTTGGCTTAATTGAAAGCCAAACCGTCAAAGAGAACCTCAATCTGGGTTTAGTTGGTAAAAAGTTGAAAGAAAAAGAGAAAATTTCTTTGATGAAACAAGCTCTAAACCGTGTTAACCTCTCTTATTTAGATTTAAAGCAACCTATATTTGAATTATCAGGAGGAGAAGCACAACGTGTTGCACTAGCGAAGATAATTTTAAAGGATCCACCTTTGATTCTCGCAGATGAACCAACCGCTTCACTAGACCCCAAAAACTCTGAGGAATTACTTTCCATCCTAGAATCTCTAAAAAATCCGAATCGAACCATTATTATTGCGACCCACAATCCTCTGATTTGGGAGCAAGTGGACCAAGTCATTCGAGTTACCGATTTATCACATAGGTGA
- a CDS encoding bacteriocin-associated integral membrane family protein, whose product MKKLFILLSTFFLSFFLVWIIVLRAPQYLYASYDSVTLLRVKKDTQEPTREVFEQELENFANSEQSLIARRIVEPSKDGTTHFTYATYGQGTLPKEFQEASQESRERSDPLNSYLLLSGSLTKEKLADKLGDLGYKAIADRKTPPYSLAFRMLLNPLILISLAIFGLSFFALVIITRIKEMRAAGIKLFSGQTLLSIMGHSLSTDIKWLLLSALLSFLGGGVVLFSQGLFYPILLATYGFGISFYLLFLLGISILLMLLYLMSLSYKALVPVIKGRLPLKRLMALTLLCQLVAVFTVGYAVKTGLTSYQRLKELEISKQAWKDRADYYQISFGLGDRGKDTENLNKWYEFSKEAVEKEQALFVKDNLIHFANPQGKNEQGETLDTYSPDANVLYVSPSYLDKEKVVVDAETKQKLAHLQKGEFILLLPEHLRSREAELKKVFEERLSYYGKSGEEASAPLEYEMRAIVSYLPTGEKRFIYNNGESPVSIQYLTDPILVVFTPTSTGDSIISKSSWSINAGKQLFIKGYESGLELLKKAGIYEQVSYLKEGRSVYLTRYNEVQTETATLILGAIVGIASSLLLFYSVNLLYFEQFRRDILIKRISGLRFFETHAQYMVSQFASFVFGASLFILSSRDLVIGLLTLLVFLASAVLTLYRQAHKESRVSMTIMKGK is encoded by the coding sequence CAAAAAGGATACTCAGGAGCCGACGCGTGAGGTATTTGAACAGGAATTGGAGAATTTTGCAAACTCAGAACAGAGTTTAATAGCTAGGAGAATTGTAGAGCCGAGTAAGGATGGGACAACTCACTTTACTTATGCAACTTATGGTCAGGGAACTTTACCAAAAGAATTCCAAGAAGCTAGTCAAGAAAGTCGTGAACGTAGTGATCCACTAAATAGTTATCTCCTTTTATCAGGCTCCTTGACAAAAGAAAAGCTTGCCGATAAATTAGGAGATTTGGGTTATAAAGCAATTGCTGACCGAAAGACACCTCCCTATTCTCTTGCTTTTCGAATGTTACTAAATCCCCTTATTTTAATTAGTTTAGCAATATTTGGCTTATCTTTCTTTGCTTTAGTGATTATCACTCGGATTAAGGAAATGAGAGCAGCAGGTATAAAACTCTTTTCTGGTCAGACTCTCTTATCCATTATGGGGCATTCATTATCTACTGATATCAAATGGCTCCTTCTATCAGCCCTCCTTTCCTTCCTAGGTGGGGGAGTCGTTCTTTTTAGTCAAGGTTTGTTTTATCCTATCTTGTTAGCCACCTATGGTTTTGGGATTAGTTTCTATCTGTTGTTTTTATTGGGTATTTCAATTTTACTAATGCTCCTTTATCTAATGAGTTTGAGTTATAAAGCATTAGTTCCTGTTATTAAGGGGAGATTACCCCTTAAACGCTTGATGGCTTTAACCCTATTGTGTCAGTTAGTAGCTGTTTTTACAGTAGGCTACGCTGTTAAGACAGGCTTGACGTCTTACCAACGATTGAAAGAACTTGAAATTTCAAAACAAGCATGGAAGGATAGAGCAGATTATTATCAAATTTCTTTTGGCTTAGGTGATAGAGGAAAAGATACAGAAAATCTGAATAAGTGGTATGAATTTTCCAAAGAAGCAGTTGAAAAAGAACAGGCTCTATTTGTAAAAGATAATCTCATTCATTTTGCAAATCCTCAAGGAAAAAATGAACAGGGAGAGACACTGGATACCTATAGTCCAGATGCTAATGTTCTCTATGTCAGTCCAAGTTATTTGGATAAGGAAAAGGTCGTGGTAGATGCTGAGACCAAACAGAAGTTAGCCCATCTCCAAAAAGGTGAGTTTATCCTCTTGCTCCCAGAACATTTGCGCTCTCGAGAAGCAGAACTTAAGAAAGTTTTTGAAGAAAGATTGAGTTATTATGGAAAATCTGGTGAGGAGGCAAGTGCTCCTTTAGAGTATGAAATGAGAGCGATTGTTAGCTATCTTCCAACTGGAGAGAAGCGATTTATTTATAATAACGGTGAAAGCCCAGTATCCATCCAGTACTTAACCGATCCAATTTTAGTTGTATTTACTCCAACATCTACAGGTGATAGTATCATTTCCAAATCTAGTTGGTCTATCAATGCTGGAAAACAACTCTTTATCAAAGGATATGAGAGTGGGCTAGAACTCTTAAAGAAAGCTGGGATTTATGAGCAAGTATCCTATCTTAAAGAAGGAAGAAGTGTTTATCTAACTCGTTATAATGAAGTTCAAACTGAAACAGCAACTTTAATCCTAGGAGCTATTGTTGGAATAGCTAGTTCCTTGTTACTCTTTTATTCTGTCAATCTTCTATATTTCGAGCAATTCCGCCGAGATATCTTGATTAAACGAATTTCAGGTTTACGATTTTTTGAAACACATGCTCAGTATATGGTTAGCCAATTTGCCAGTTTTGTATTTGGTGCTAGTCTCTTTATTTTAAGCAGTCGAGACTTGGTGATTGGCTTGCTCACTTTATTAGTCTTTCTAGCTAGTGCAGTTTTGACGCTTTACCGTCAAGCCCATAAAGAATCTCGTGTTTCTATGACAATTATGAAAGGAAAATAG